The following coding sequences are from one Seonamhaeicola sp. ML3 window:
- a CDS encoding metal-dependent transcriptional regulator, with product MITLTEENYIKAIYHLSNQGLEVVSTNAIAKEMATKASSVTDMVKKLSEKGYAFYKKYQGVTLTEEGKEIAINIVRKHRLWEVFLVEKLNFSWDEIHEVAEQLEHIKSKKLISQLDAFLGFPTHDPHGDPIPDDSGKIKKIDKILLSEASVNDDCICVGVQDSSSAFLQYLNKHNIALGVRVKVVQIEPFDHSVTIKIADKELVISSIIANNLFVKLV from the coding sequence ATGATTACCCTAACAGAAGAAAACTATATTAAGGCCATTTACCATTTAAGCAACCAAGGGCTTGAAGTTGTAAGTACAAATGCCATTGCCAAGGAGATGGCTACAAAAGCGTCTTCTGTTACAGATATGGTTAAAAAGCTCTCTGAGAAAGGGTATGCGTTTTATAAAAAATATCAGGGTGTTACCTTAACTGAAGAAGGAAAGGAAATTGCCATAAACATTGTTAGAAAGCATAGGCTTTGGGAGGTGTTTTTAGTTGAAAAATTAAACTTCTCTTGGGATGAAATTCACGAGGTAGCGGAACAATTGGAACATATTAAATCTAAAAAACTCATAAGTCAGTTAGATGCATTTTTAGGTTTTCCTACACATGACCCCCATGGCGACCCTATTCCAGACGATTCTGGAAAGATTAAAAAAATTGATAAGATTTTATTATCTGAAGCTTCGGTTAACGATGATTGTATTTGTGTGGGTGTTCAAGATTCTTCTAGTGCTTTTTTACAATATCTGAATAAACACAATATCGCTTTGGGAGTACGAGTTAAAGTTGTTCAAATAGAACCTTTTGATCATTCGGTAACCATCAAAATAGCCGATAAGGAACTCGTAATATCAAGTATTATTGCCAATAACCTTTTCGTGAAATTGGTCTAA
- a CDS encoding carboxypeptidase-like regulatory domain-containing protein encodes MKTIKLLLFFLLIGSSSLYAQKITGKVTALKKGLSNVKVYLKDTSKETITNKSGFFTIENVTPGNYTIVASSDGYKRVEKKIKVEGNVTIIRLKLEDTEL; translated from the coding sequence ATGAAGACAATTAAACTATTACTTTTCTTTTTACTTATAGGAAGCAGCAGCTTATATGCCCAAAAAATAACTGGTAAAGTTACCGCTTTAAAAAAGGGGCTCTCTAATGTAAAAGTCTATCTAAAAGACACTTCAAAAGAAACTATAACTAATAAATCTGGATTTTTTACCATAGAAAATGTAACTCCTGGCAACTATACTATTGTTGCTTCTTCCGATGGTTATAAGCGTGTAGAGAAAAAAATAAAAGTTGAAGGCAACGTCACCATTATTAGGTTAAAGTTGGAAGACACCGAACTATAA
- a CDS encoding DUF1080 domain-containing protein: MKTRFLFTLICAILLTINGFSQEKEQTIVLLDANLTHFEKFIGVPHTTILGLPEGTPKFEDVIKGTPLGLNNDIKHVFTTTNINGETILNISGEIYGSITTKDKFSNYHFSTMFRWGNKKWEPRLQRRKDTGILYHSYGDYGRFWNTWKTCLEFQVQETDLGDFISLPANTVQPKLGGPIVQIRGDNNSKTKQYDPNFDTYFEGKGYINAYLEPQAPHGNWNHLELYVVGNDAVHVVNGKIVMVVENAINPETNKPLTEGQIQIQSEAAECYYKDMTLTPIKAFPKFILEQVTFKPE, translated from the coding sequence ATGAAAACTAGGTTCCTATTCACATTAATATGCGCTATACTTTTAACAATTAATGGATTTTCTCAGGAAAAAGAGCAGACCATTGTGCTTTTAGATGCCAACTTAACTCATTTCGAAAAGTTTATAGGTGTACCCCACACTACGATTTTAGGGCTTCCTGAAGGGACTCCAAAGTTTGAAGATGTTATTAAAGGGACTCCTCTAGGGCTAAATAACGATATAAAACATGTATTTACTACAACCAATATTAATGGTGAAACTATTCTAAACATATCTGGAGAAATCTACGGAAGCATAACCACAAAAGACAAATTTAGCAACTACCATTTTAGCACCATGTTTAGATGGGGGAATAAGAAATGGGAACCAAGACTTCAACGAAGAAAAGATACAGGTATTTTATACCATAGCTACGGAGACTACGGCAGATTTTGGAACACTTGGAAAACCTGCTTAGAATTTCAAGTACAAGAAACAGATTTGGGAGATTTTATTTCCTTACCAGCTAATACCGTACAACCCAAATTAGGCGGTCCAATAGTTCAGATTAGAGGAGACAACAATAGTAAAACAAAACAATATGACCCCAATTTCGATACGTATTTTGAAGGCAAAGGTTATATAAACGCCTATCTTGAGCCACAAGCACCTCATGGTAACTGGAATCACCTAGAACTTTATGTTGTTGGAAACGATGCCGTTCATGTGGTAAACGGAAAAATTGTTATGGTTGTTGAAAACGCCATAAATCCTGAAACCAATAAACCATTAACCGAAGGACAAATTCAAATTCAATCGGAAGCGGCCGAATGTTATTACAAAGACATGACCCTAACTCCAATAAAGGCTTTTCCCAAATTTATTTTAGAACAAGTAACGTTTAAGCCTGAGTAG
- the feoB gene encoding ferrous iron transport protein B: MSKQINVALIGNPNTGKTSVFNALTGLNQKVGNYPGITVEKKQGICKLQRGLKAHIIDLPGTYSLNASSLDENVVIELLLNKNDKDFPDLAVVVTDVENLKRNLLIFTQIKDLEIPTLLVINMADRMPKKGIALNIDTLEKQLKTKIALVSTRKKEGIENLKEFITNYTNISNEPCLKTTDIDPAYFGNLQKAFPNQLLYKLWLVITQDVNFGKTNRKEIDAVADFKTKSKADLKRLQQKETIKRYQFINSALKKGLTVDPSKATDLRIRLDRILTHKFWGYIIFFVVLFLMFQAVYDWATYPTDFIDESFASLADWVKDTLPKGAFTNLLSDGIIAGIGGIMVFIPPIAFLFLFIALLEESGYMSRVVFLMDRVMRRFGLSGKSVVPLISGNACAVPAVMAARNIENWKERLITILVTPFTTCSARLPVYVIIIALVIPEGTFLGMSFKALTLMGLYVIGFLAAIFSAYILNKILKIKSKSYFVIEMPSYKIPMLKNVAITVLEKTKTFIFEAGKIILAISIVLWVLASYGPGENFNNAETIVKNENPSIPPVELEDKIASHKLEHSYIGIVGKAIEPVIKPLGYDWKIGIGLVTSFAAREVFVGTLATIYSVGSAGDSEDEETIKSKMAAEVHANGAKVFTLASGISLLLFYAFAMQCMSTLAVVKRETNSWKWPILQLVVMSTIAYIAALIAFQFLK; the protein is encoded by the coding sequence ATGAGTAAACAGATCAATGTCGCGTTAATTGGAAACCCTAATACTGGTAAAACATCGGTGTTTAATGCCCTAACTGGCCTTAACCAAAAGGTAGGTAATTATCCAGGCATTACTGTCGAGAAAAAACAAGGCATTTGTAAACTACAGCGTGGTCTTAAGGCTCATATTATAGATCTTCCCGGAACTTACAGTCTTAATGCATCTTCGCTCGATGAAAACGTAGTTATAGAACTACTTTTAAATAAAAACGACAAAGACTTTCCAGACCTTGCCGTTGTTGTTACCGATGTTGAAAATTTAAAAAGAAATCTTTTAATTTTTACACAAATTAAAGATTTGGAAATCCCCACACTTCTTGTGATTAATATGGCAGACAGAATGCCTAAAAAGGGGATAGCTTTAAATATAGATACTTTAGAAAAACAACTCAAGACCAAAATAGCACTTGTTAGTACCCGAAAAAAAGAAGGCATTGAAAACCTAAAAGAGTTTATAACAAATTATACCAATATTTCTAACGAGCCTTGCCTAAAAACAACAGATATTGACCCCGCATATTTTGGTAACCTCCAAAAGGCGTTCCCGAACCAATTATTGTATAAACTTTGGTTGGTTATCACCCAAGATGTAAACTTTGGTAAAACCAACAGAAAAGAAATTGATGCTGTTGCCGATTTCAAGACCAAAAGCAAGGCAGATCTTAAACGATTGCAACAAAAGGAAACGATTAAGCGCTATCAATTTATAAATAGTGCTTTAAAAAAAGGATTAACAGTAGACCCATCTAAGGCAACCGATTTACGTATAAGACTAGATAGAATTTTAACCCATAAATTTTGGGGTTATATCATCTTTTTTGTTGTACTGTTCTTAATGTTTCAAGCGGTTTACGACTGGGCTACATATCCCACAGATTTTATAGACGAAAGCTTCGCCTCACTTGCAGATTGGGTTAAAGACACCTTACCAAAAGGTGCCTTTACAAACCTGCTTTCTGATGGAATTATTGCTGGTATTGGTGGTATTATGGTGTTTATTCCACCAATAGCTTTTCTATTTTTATTTATTGCACTATTGGAAGAAAGTGGCTATATGAGTCGCGTAGTATTTTTAATGGATCGTGTTATGCGTCGTTTTGGTTTGAGTGGCAAAAGTGTCGTGCCTTTAATTTCTGGTAACGCTTGTGCTGTTCCAGCAGTAATGGCTGCTAGAAATATTGAAAACTGGAAAGAACGTCTTATTACAATTTTGGTAACACCCTTTACGACTTGTTCTGCTAGATTACCGGTTTATGTAATTATTATCGCTTTGGTAATTCCTGAAGGTACATTTCTGGGGATGAGTTTCAAAGCACTTACTTTAATGGGACTTTATGTTATTGGGTTCCTAGCCGCAATTTTTTCAGCCTATATCCTGAATAAAATATTGAAGATTAAAAGTAAGTCTTACTTTGTTATTGAAATGCCAAGTTATAAAATCCCAATGTTAAAAAACGTTGCTATTACAGTGCTCGAAAAAACAAAGACGTTCATTTTCGAAGCTGGTAAAATCATACTGGCCATATCTATTGTATTATGGGTATTGGCTTCTTATGGCCCGGGAGAGAATTTCAATAATGCTGAAACTATTGTTAAAAATGAAAATCCTTCAATTCCTCCAGTTGAACTGGAAGACAAAATCGCTTCACATAAATTAGAACACAGTTATATAGGTATTGTTGGAAAAGCTATAGAACCAGTAATTAAACCTCTGGGTTACGATTGGAAAATTGGTATTGGTCTTGTAACATCTTTCGCTGCCCGCGAAGTATTTGTTGGTACGCTTGCTACCATTTACAGTGTTGGTAGTGCAGGCGATAGCGAAGACGAAGAGACTATAAAAAGTAAAATGGCGGCAGAAGTACACGCCAATGGCGCTAAGGTATTTACTTTGGCATCGGGGATTTCACTTCTGTTATTTTATGCCTTTGCCATGCAATGTATGAGTACCCTAGCTGTTGTAAAACGCGAAACCAACAGTTGGAAGTGGCCAATACTTCAACTAGTAGTTATGTCAACTATTGCGTATATTGCAGCATTGATAGCATTTCAATTTTTGAAATAG
- a CDS encoding FeoA family protein, translated as MQDTLAHLKKGERAVITDVSSIHIPLKLVEMGCLPGSEVELVQVAPFADPMYLNINGSHLAIRKETATHVLIEKVKHE; from the coding sequence TTGCAAGACACTTTAGCACATCTAAAAAAGGGAGAACGCGCTGTTATTACAGACGTTTCATCGATTCATATCCCTTTAAAGCTTGTAGAAATGGGCTGTTTGCCCGGCAGTGAAGTTGAGCTTGTTCAGGTTGCTCCTTTTGCAGACCCTATGTACCTAAATATCAATGGGTCTCATTTGGCTATAAGAAAAGAAACCGCTACCCATGTTTTAATCGAAAAAGTAAAGCATGAGTAA
- a CDS encoding SCO family protein — translation MLSFFKEYKTFAIVFGVISVIIIAIIYNTLNVYQPLPIYQPNMVSTELVDSTIQYKKKYHKIADFSFTNQNGKTVTQKDYENKIYVADFFFTTCPTICPIMTKNMTSIQKEILNDDDVMLLSHSVTPEIDTVAQLKRYAIAKGVDDTKWNLVTGDKKEIYKMARKSYLAVKDNGDGGPFDMVHTENFMLIDKKRQIRGFYDGTKPEDIKKLLNDISHLRKEYNN, via the coding sequence ATGCTTTCATTTTTTAAAGAGTATAAGACGTTTGCAATTGTTTTTGGTGTTATTTCTGTGATTATAATTGCTATTATATACAACACCCTTAATGTTTATCAACCACTTCCTATCTATCAACCTAATATGGTAAGTACCGAATTGGTAGATAGCACCATTCAGTACAAAAAAAAGTACCATAAAATTGCCGATTTCTCCTTTACCAATCAAAATGGAAAAACCGTAACGCAAAAAGATTACGAGAACAAGATTTATGTTGCCGATTTCTTTTTTACAACATGCCCAACCATTTGCCCGATTATGACCAAAAATATGACAAGTATCCAAAAAGAAATTTTAAATGATGATGATGTTATGCTACTATCGCATTCTGTAACTCCAGAAATAGACACGGTTGCCCAACTAAAACGTTATGCCATAGCAAAAGGGGTTGACGATACGAAATGGAATTTAGTAACTGGCGATAAAAAAGAAATTTATAAAATGGCCCGAAAAAGCTATTTAGCGGTAAAAGATAATGGCGATGGCGGACCCTTCGACATGGTACATACCGAAAATTTTATGCTAATTGATAAGAAGCGTCAAATTCGAGGATTTTATGATGGCACCAAACCCGAGGACATTAAAAAACTATTAAACGATATCTCTCACTTAAGAAAAGAATATAATAATTAG
- the rseP gene encoding RIP metalloprotease RseP has product MEFVIKISQFLLSLSLLIVLHELGHFVPAKAFKTRVEKFYLFFDVKFSLFKKKIGETVYGIGWLPLGGYVKISGMIDESMDTEQMAKEPQPWEFRSKPAWQRLIIMLGGVTVNFVLAILIYIGMSYFYGDKFLPNENIKDGLFIESTVANKAGLLTGDKILEVDGYEIENFNEISEKVLFGKNITIERDGVKSTVTLPEDFLSQLIDSKEKSFINLRQPFVVVEVPDTSYNKNSGLRKGDLIVGINDYKTKYIDEVLQGLEKFKGQNVTAKVVRDKSEIDLPLSISDEAKLGLVYASSSTPATLEALGYYQYNTKEYGFFESFPVGLTKAKDRLVSYWEQLGAIFTPSTGAYKGVGGFKAIFDIFPNVWSWQAFWSITAFLSIMLAVLNLLPIPALDGGHVMFLLYEMISGRKPGDKFMEYAQMVGFFILIALVLFANGNDIYKAIFD; this is encoded by the coding sequence ATGGAGTTTGTTATAAAAATATCTCAGTTTTTATTGAGTCTTTCACTGCTTATAGTATTACATGAGTTGGGGCACTTTGTACCCGCTAAGGCTTTTAAGACTAGGGTAGAGAAGTTTTACCTGTTTTTTGATGTAAAGTTCTCTTTGTTTAAAAAGAAAATAGGTGAAACCGTATACGGAATTGGTTGGTTACCATTGGGAGGTTATGTAAAAATCTCTGGGATGATAGACGAAAGTATGGATACCGAGCAAATGGCAAAAGAGCCTCAGCCCTGGGAATTTAGATCCAAGCCCGCTTGGCAAAGACTAATCATCATGCTTGGAGGTGTTACAGTTAATTTTGTTTTAGCAATTCTTATTTACATAGGAATGAGTTACTTCTACGGTGATAAATTCTTGCCCAACGAAAACATTAAAGACGGATTGTTTATTGAGAGTACCGTTGCAAATAAAGCAGGCCTATTAACCGGAGACAAAATTTTGGAAGTAGATGGTTATGAAATTGAAAACTTTAATGAAATCTCAGAGAAGGTACTTTTTGGTAAAAACATAACTATCGAGCGAGATGGTGTTAAATCTACTGTCACTTTACCAGAGGATTTCTTATCTCAATTGATAGATTCAAAAGAAAAAAGTTTTATAAACCTAAGACAACCTTTTGTTGTGGTTGAAGTTCCAGACACCTCTTATAATAAAAACAGTGGTTTAAGAAAAGGAGATCTCATAGTAGGTATCAATGATTATAAAACTAAGTATATCGATGAGGTTTTGCAAGGGTTAGAAAAATTTAAAGGTCAAAACGTTACCGCAAAAGTGGTCAGAGATAAATCTGAAATAGATTTACCTCTATCCATAAGTGATGAAGCTAAACTAGGATTAGTCTATGCTAGTAGTTCTACTCCGGCAACATTAGAGGCTTTAGGCTACTATCAATACAATACTAAGGAATATGGTTTTTTTGAGTCTTTCCCTGTTGGTTTAACCAAAGCTAAAGATAGATTGGTTTCCTATTGGGAACAGTTAGGTGCAATTTTTACGCCTAGTACCGGTGCTTATAAAGGTGTAGGTGGTTTTAAGGCTATTTTTGATATATTTCCTAATGTTTGGAGCTGGCAGGCTTTTTGGAGTATTACAGCCTTTTTGTCCATTATGTTAGCGGTTTTGAACTTACTGCCAATCCCAGCTCTAGATGGCGGCCATGTTATGTTTTTATTATATGAAATGATATCTGGAAGAAAGCCAGGAGATAAGTTTATGGAGTATGCCCAAATGGTCGGTTTCTTTATTTTAATAGCCTTGGTTTTATTCGCAAATGGTAATGATATATACAAAGCTATTTTTGATTAA